A window of Pseudomonas alcaliphila JAB1 genomic DNA:
CGATTTACCTCGTGCTATCTCGTGTTCAGGGAAGAAAAGCCTGAAGAGGCAGCACTCATCATGCTGCCTCGAACTCAGGAACTCTTAACCCGCGACAACGAAGATCAGGTACATCGCGATACCAACACCGATCATCGGAACGGCGTCGAGCAGACCGGCCATCAGGAAGGTCTTGGTTTGCAGCTGCGGGCCCAGCTCAGGCTGGCGAGCGGTGGATTCCAGCAGCTTGCCGCCCAGCAGGGCGAAGCCGATACCGGTACCCAGGGCACCCAGACCGATCATGATGGCAGCGGCGATGTAGACGAGTTCCATAGTTAGCTCCAGAGTTTTTAGAGGTTAAGGTTACGAGTTAGGGGTTTTCGGGTTTTTCGATGTCGATCAGTGGTGATCTTCGTGCGCAGCACTCAGATAAACCACGGTCAGCACCATGAAAATGAACGCCTGCAGCGGAATGACCAGGATGTGGAAGATAGCCCATGGCACGTTGAGCCCCCACTGAACGTAGAAGGGCAGCAGCGCGATCAGGATAAACACCACTTCACCGGCATACATGTTGCCGAACAGACGCAGGGCCAGGCTCAACGGCTTGGTCAGCAGGCCGATGATTTCCAGGAACAGGTTGAAAGGAATCAGCGCCCAGTGATTGAACGGGGTGAACGACAGTTCCTTGGTAAAGCCACCGATGCCCTTGACCTTGATGCTGTAGAAGATGATCAGCAGGAACACGCCCAGGGAGATACCGAAAGTACCGTTAGGGTCGGCGGTGGGGACGATCTTGAAGTACGGCAGGCCCATGGCATGCGCCAGGCCAGGAATGTAGTCGACCGGGATCCACTTCAGGCTGTTCATCAGGAACACCCAGACGAAGATGGTCAGGGCCAGCGGCGCAACCAGCGGGTTCTTGCCGTGGAAGGTGTCCTTGACGATGCCCTGGACGAACTCGATGCACATCTCGGCCATGTTCTGCAGACCGGTCGGTACGCCGGTAACGGCGCGCTTGGCGGCAATGCGGAACAGGGTGATGAAGATCAGGCCCATGAACAGCGACCAGCCCAGGGTGTCCACATGGACAGCCCAGAAGCCCATCGCTTTCACCTCTTCCGGGGTCTGGGCAATGATCCAGCCCTTATCCGGGTGAGAGCCGTAGACCAGGTTCTGCAGGTGATGCTGGATATATTCTGCTGGGGTATCAGCCATAAACGCCTCAAACGGTCCAATGCTTCAGAAAACTTTCATGAGTAGGGGGGCACAGGCTGCAGCCAGAAGGCCAAGCAGATAACCGATGAACAGCTGCATCGGTGCAAGTGGTTCAACCCCTACGAACGCCAGTGCAAACAGCACTGCCGTGATAATCCATTTACCCATGGCCCCGGCCCAGATCGACTGGACGATGGCTCGGGCCGAACGCGCGCCAAAGTAACGAAAGGCCTTGAATGCGAAATACGCGTTGGCCAGCAGGGCGATCAGCCCTCCCAGCAATGCCGAATAGGCCGCGACCCATCCGCCACTGACGGCAAAAATCACTGCAATCACAGCCGTCACGATGGCCTGAAGAATCAGGATCGGAAAACCTGGCTGACGATGAAACGGGACCTTACTGGGGATGCCCATCGACCTCTCCCTGCAAGGCGCCGAAACCCGGCCTGTAGCCGACAAAATTGCGCGGCGAGTATAGGGTTCAGCCTGCGCTCGATCAACCGTGCTGTAGTAGGAGAGAAGTAGGACTACAGACTGAATTGTTTCAACGAATGTGCGCCAGTACACCCTGCAATTCGTCGAGGGAGTTGTAGCGAATCACCAACTGCCCTTTGCCCTTGCTGCCGTGCTTGATCTGCACGGGCGAGCCCAGACGCTCTGCGAGCTTCTGCTCCAGGCGACTGATGTCCGGGTCGGCCTTGGCTTTGGCCGGGGCAGGTTTGGCGCTCAGCCACTGGCGCACCAGAGCCTCGGTCTGACGAACGGTCAGGCCACGTGCGACAACATGTCGCGCGGCTTCGACCTGCTGTTCGAGGGGCAAACCGAGCAGGGCACGGGCATGCCCCATCTCCAGATCGCCGTGGGAAAGCAGGGTCTTGATCTCCTCCGGCAAGGCGATCAGGCGCAGCAGGTTGGTGATGGTGACGCGAGATTTACCCACGGCATCGGCGACCTGTTGCTGAGTCAGCTCGAATTCCTGCTGCAGGCGCTGCAGGGCGACGGCTTCCTCGATAGGGTTGAGGTCTTCGCGCTGGATGTTCTCGATCAGCGCCATGGCGATCGCCGCTTCATCCGGCAGCTCACGGACCATGGCCGGAATCTTGTCCTGACCGGCCAGCTGGCTGGCACGCCAACGGCGTTCACCGGCGACGATCTCGAAACGACCACCGCCGATGGGGCGCAGGACGATGGGCTGCATCACACCCTGGGCACGAATGGAGGCGGCGAGCTCTTCCAGAGCGGTCTGGTCCATGTCACGACGCGGCTGGTACTTGCCACGCTGGATCAGTTCCAGGGGCACGTATTGCAGTTCACGGGTGTCGACCTGGGCGGCCTCTTCCT
This region includes:
- the atpB gene encoding F0F1 ATP synthase subunit A, giving the protein MADTPAEYIQHHLQNLVYGSHPDKGWIIAQTPEEVKAMGFWAVHVDTLGWSLFMGLIFITLFRIAAKRAVTGVPTGLQNMAEMCIEFVQGIVKDTFHGKNPLVAPLALTIFVWVFLMNSLKWIPVDYIPGLAHAMGLPYFKIVPTADPNGTFGISLGVFLLIIFYSIKVKGIGGFTKELSFTPFNHWALIPFNLFLEIIGLLTKPLSLALRLFGNMYAGEVVFILIALLPFYVQWGLNVPWAIFHILVIPLQAFIFMVLTVVYLSAAHEDHH
- a CDS encoding ParB/RepB/Spo0J family partition protein, which gives rise to MAAKKRGLGRGLDALLGGNTVNALQEEAAQVDTRELQYVPLELIQRGKYQPRRDMDQTALEELAASIRAQGVMQPIVLRPIGGGRFEIVAGERRWRASQLAGQDKIPAMVRELPDEAAIAMALIENIQREDLNPIEEAVALQRLQQEFELTQQQVADAVGKSRVTITNLLRLIALPEEIKTLLSHGDLEMGHARALLGLPLEQQVEAARHVVARGLTVRQTEALVRQWLSAKPAPAKAKADPDISRLEQKLAERLGSPVQIKHGSKGKGQLVIRYNSLDELQGVLAHIR
- the atpE gene encoding F0F1 ATP synthase subunit C, with product MELTMELVYIAAAIMIGLGALGTGIGFALLGGKLLESTARQPELGPQLQTKTFLMAGLLDAVPMIGVGIAMYLIFVVAG
- a CDS encoding F0F1 ATP synthase subunit I; translation: MGIPSKVPFHRQPGFPILILQAIVTAVIAVIFAVSGGWVAAYSALLGGLIALLANAYFAFKAFRYFGARSARAIVQSIWAGAMGKWIITAVLFALAFVGVEPLAPMQLFIGYLLGLLAAACAPLLMKVF